The Ktedonobacterales bacterium region TGAATCATGCGCGGGTCGTGTGTGGCGATAGCCGGATAATTGCCATGCGCCAGCAGCAGGCGCAGTAGGTGCTCGTAGTTGCGGTCTACATCCGCCTTGTGGGGATAGGCAATCTCTGGCGGCTCCTTATAGGCGCCCTTCACCAGCCGCACGCGCGTCTGGCTGGCAATCAGGTTCTCGATGTCCTTCGCGCTGCGGTAAAGGTAGCTCTGAATGACGGCGCCTACCTCTTCGTAATCCTGGCGCAGCTTGGCGACCAGTTCCAGGGTGCGCGCGGTGTAGGCTGCGCCCTCCATATCAACGCGAACGAAGATATGATAGCTTTTGGCGCGATCAAGGATACGACGCACGTTCTCTTCACACAGGGCGGCCTCAATATCCAGGCCCAGGGCGGTGAGTTTAATCGAGATATTGGCATCCAGACTGGCTTGTTTGATGGCGTCCAGAATTGCGATATAGTCATTGGCGGCGCTGCAAGCCTCGCCAGCGTCGCTGACGTTTTCTCCCAGGTGATC contains the following coding sequences:
- a CDS encoding proline dehydrogenase family protein, with the protein product MLRGTLLYLANRGSIRHFVTDNHLARRSARRFVAGETLEEALQATRSLNQRGFSVSLDHLGENVSDAGEACSAANDYIAILDAIKQASLDANISIKLTALGLDIEAALCEENVRRILDRAKSYHIFVRVDMEGAAYTARTLELVAKLRQDYEEVGAVIQSYLYRSAKDIENLIASQTRVRLVKGAYKEPPEIAYPHKADVDRNYEHLLRLLLAHGNYPAIATHDPRMIQAARAFAAANDIAKTRFEFQMLYGIRRDLQKQLVNDGYNLRIYVPYGTQWYPYLTRRMAERPANLFFVISNAMRG